Proteins encoded together in one Bradyrhizobium sp. PSBB068 window:
- the aspS gene encoding aspartate--tRNA ligase, which produces MHRYRSHTCGALRESDIDQTARLSGWVHRVRDHGGVLFVDLRDHYGITQCVADPDSPAFAEVEKFRSEWVVRIDGRVRRRPEGTDNPELPTGTVEVYIKEIEVLGPAAELPLPVFGEQEYPEDIRLKYRFLDLRRDKLHQNIMTRGAIVDSIRRRMKGQGFFEFQTPILSASSPEGARDFLVPSRIHPGKFYALPQAPQQYKQLLMMSGFDRYFQIAPCFRDEDPRADRLPEFYQLDVEMSFVTQDDVFAALEPVITGVFEEFANGKPVTKNWPRIPFAEAVRKYGSDKPDLRNPIVMQEVSEHFRGSGFKVFARMLEDPKNQVWGIPGKGGGSRAFCDRMNSWAQGEGQPGLGYIMWREGGEGAGPLANNIGAERTAAIRDQLGLKEGDAAFFVAGDPEKFWKFAGLARNKLGEELNLIDKDRFEFAWIVDFPMYEYDEENKKVDFSHNPFSMPQGGLEALQSQDPLTIKAFQYDIACNGYEMASGGIRNHKPEAMVKAFEIAGYGEQEVIDRFGGMYRAFQYGAPPHGGMAAGIERITMLLCGTNNLREISLFPMNQQYVDLLMGAPSEATPKQLKELHIRPNPPAKG; this is translated from the coding sequence ATGCATCGCTACCGGTCACACACATGCGGCGCGCTCCGTGAGAGCGATATCGACCAGACGGCCAGGCTGTCAGGCTGGGTCCATCGTGTCCGCGACCACGGCGGCGTGCTGTTCGTCGATTTGCGCGACCATTACGGCATCACCCAGTGCGTGGCCGATCCGGACTCGCCGGCGTTCGCCGAGGTCGAGAAGTTCCGCTCGGAATGGGTGGTGCGGATCGATGGCCGGGTGCGCCGCCGTCCCGAAGGCACCGACAATCCGGAACTGCCGACCGGCACGGTCGAGGTCTACATCAAGGAGATCGAGGTGCTGGGCCCGGCGGCCGAGCTGCCGCTGCCGGTGTTCGGCGAGCAGGAATATCCCGAGGACATCAGGCTGAAGTACCGCTTCCTCGACCTGCGTCGTGACAAGCTGCACCAGAACATCATGACCCGCGGCGCGATCGTCGACTCTATCCGCAGGCGGATGAAGGGGCAGGGCTTCTTCGAATTCCAGACCCCGATCCTGTCGGCGTCCTCGCCGGAAGGCGCGCGCGACTTCCTGGTGCCCTCGCGCATCCATCCCGGCAAGTTCTACGCGCTGCCGCAGGCGCCGCAGCAGTACAAGCAGCTCTTGATGATGTCGGGCTTCGACCGTTACTTCCAGATCGCGCCGTGCTTCCGCGACGAGGACCCGCGCGCCGACCGCCTGCCGGAGTTCTACCAGCTCGACGTCGAGATGAGCTTCGTCACCCAGGACGACGTGTTCGCGGCGCTGGAGCCCGTCATCACCGGCGTGTTCGAGGAATTCGCCAATGGCAAGCCGGTCACGAAAAACTGGCCGCGGATTCCGTTCGCCGAGGCGGTGCGCAAATACGGCTCCGACAAGCCGGACCTGCGCAACCCCATCGTGATGCAGGAGGTCTCCGAGCACTTCCGCGGCTCCGGCTTCAAGGTGTTCGCGCGGATGCTGGAAGACCCGAAGAACCAGGTCTGGGGAATCCCGGGCAAGGGCGGCGGGTCGCGGGCGTTCTGCGACCGCATGAACTCCTGGGCGCAGGGCGAAGGCCAGCCCGGCCTCGGCTACATCATGTGGCGCGAGGGCGGCGAGGGCGCAGGCCCGCTCGCCAACAACATCGGAGCGGAGCGCACCGCTGCGATCCGCGACCAACTCGGCCTGAAGGAAGGCGACGCTGCGTTCTTCGTCGCCGGCGATCCGGAGAAGTTCTGGAAGTTCGCAGGCCTTGCACGCAACAAGCTCGGCGAGGAGCTGAACCTGATCGACAAGGACCGGTTCGAGTTCGCCTGGATCGTCGACTTCCCGATGTACGAGTACGACGAGGAGAACAAGAAGGTCGACTTCTCGCACAACCCGTTCTCGATGCCGCAGGGCGGCCTCGAGGCGCTGCAGTCGCAGGACCCGCTCACGATCAAGGCGTTCCAGTACGACATCGCCTGCAACGGCTACGAGATGGCGTCCGGCGGCATCCGCAACCACAAGCCGGAAGCGATGGTGAAGGCGTTCGAGATCGCGGGCTATGGCGAGCAGGAGGTCATCGACCGGTTCGGCGGCATGTACCGCGCGTTCCAGTACGGCGCCCCGCCGCATGGCGGCATGGCAGCCGGCATCGAGCGCATCACGATGCTGCTCTGCGGCACCAACAATCTGCGCGAGATCTCGTTGTTCCCGATGAATCAGCAGTACGTCGACCTGCTGATGGGCGCGCCGTCTGAGGCGACGCCGAAGCAGCTGAAGGAGCTGCATATCCGGCCCAACCCGCCGGCTAAGGGGTAG